The proteins below are encoded in one region of Malaclemys terrapin pileata isolate rMalTer1 chromosome 8, rMalTer1.hap1, whole genome shotgun sequence:
- the APOBEC4 gene encoding putative C->U-editing enzyme APOBEC-4 has translation MNGEISQYNMNPERETLFQEYLANQGTVVKPYYWLTLSKSCAKCPYHIRTGEEARVPYMGFHKAFGFPYGLMSPQNKHLIFYELRSFSGTLVQKGHATNCIKYNIHPESMLFEMGGYLDAVTYDYDSIGYIILYSNYSPCNEAEHCCISKIYNFLTKYPDITLCIYFSQLYHTEDDFPVSIWNCEALRSLASLWPHVTLNPLCGGVWHSLLCNFVSGMPEATLYHPILPARALADQQNSHKINNITGIKSYLTKASPQATYENLKPQQNLQQYYFANTPSQQPSQMMNGRLPPLMSHSHLVPFTSKFLPFGGQHLYPKPKNIVRHLKMPKELFNDTNHSQTFSHGRPVQVVEITERLLSSKTTDPKGQKKK, from the coding sequence ATGAATGGGGAGATTTCCCAATACAATATGAACCCAGAAAGGGAAACTTTGTTCCAGGAATATCTGGCAAATCAAGGAACGGTAGTAAAGCCCTATTATTGGCTGACACTGAGCAAAAGCTGTGCCAAATGCCCCTATCATATACGGACAGGTGAAGAAGCAAGAGTCCCTTATATGGGATTTCATAAGGCCTTTGGATTCCCATATGGGCTAATGAGTCCTCAAAACAAACACCTTATATTCTATGAACTGAGGAGCTTCTCTGGGACATTAGTCCAAAAGGGCCATGCAACCAACTGCATTAAGTATAACATCCACCCAGAGTCCATGTTATTTGAGATGGGCGGCTATCTGGATGCAGTTACATATGACTACGACAGCATCGGGTACATAATTCTTTATTCAAACTACTCTCCTTGTAATGAAGCTGAGCACTGCTGCATAAGCAAGATCTATAACTTCTTGACAAAGTACCCAGACATTACCCTCTGTATTTATTTCTCTCAGCTTTATCACACTGAGGATGATTTCCCTGTGTCCATATGGAACTGTGAAGCTTTACGAAGCCTTGCCAGTTTGTGGCCTCATGTGACTTTGAACCCATTATGTGGTGGGGTCTGGCATTCCCTCCTTTGCAATTTTGTGAGCGGTATGCCAGAAGCAACCCTTTATCATCCAATTTTACCTGCAAGAGCATTAGCTGACCAACAAAATTCACATAAAATTAACAACATAACAGGAATTAAATCTTATTTAACGAAAGCATCTCCTCAGGCAACATATGAAAATCTAAAACCTCAGCAGAATTTGCAGCAATACTATTTTGCTAACACTCCCTCTCAGCAACCTTCACAAATGATGAATGGCAGATTGCCACCACTGATGAGTCACAGCCATTTGGTGCCTTTCACAAGCAAGTTTCTGCCTTTTGGGGGGCAACATTTATATCCCAAACCTAAAAATATTGTAAGGCATTTAAAGATGCCTAAGGAATTATTTAATGATACCAATCATTCCCAAACCTTTTCCCATGGAAGACCTGTTCAGGTGGTAGAAATCACTGAACGACTTTTAAGTAGCAAGACCACAGATcccaaagggcaaaaaaaaaagtaa
- the ARPC5 gene encoding actin-related protein 2/3 complex subunit 5 has translation MAKNTVSSARFRRVDVDEYDENKFVDEEEGGDGQAGPDEGEVDSCLRQGNMMAALQAALKNPPINTKNQTVKDRAESIVLKVLISFKANDIEKAVQSLDKNGVDLLMKYIYKGFESPSDNSSAVLLQWHEKALAAGGVGSIVRVLTARKTV, from the exons ATGGCGAAGAACACGGTGTCCTCTGCGCGCTTTCGCCGCGTAGATGTGGATGAGTATGACGAGAACAAATTCgtggatgaggaggagggaggcGACGGCCAGGCCGGGCCCGACGAGGGCGAGGTGGATTCCTGCCTGCGGCAA GGGAACATGATGGCTGCATTGCAGGCAGCCCTGAAGAATCCTCCAATCAACACCAAGAACCAAACAGTAAAG GATCGTGCAGAAAGCATTGTCCTGAAAGTCCTCATCTCTTTCAAAGCCAATGATATTGAAAAGGCAGTACAGTCTCTGGACAAGAATGGAGTTGATCTGTTAATGAAATACATCTACAAGGGGTTTGAGAGCCCCTCTGACAACAGCAGTGCTGTGTTACTGCAGTGGCATGAAAAG GCTCTTGCTGCTGGAGGTGTAGGGTCCATTGTCCGTGTCTTGACTGCCAGAAAAACGGTTTAA